One genomic segment of Sparus aurata chromosome 24, fSpaAur1.1, whole genome shotgun sequence includes these proteins:
- the LOC115576952 gene encoding mitogen-activated protein kinase kinase kinase kinase 4 isoform X2, with protein sequence MANDSPAKSLVDIDLASLRDPAGIFELVEVVGNGTYGQVYKGRHVKTGQLAAIKVMDVTEDEEEEIKLEINMLKKYSHHRNIATYYGAFIKKSPPGHDDQLWLVMEFCGAGSITDLVKNTKGNQLKEDWIAYISREILRGLAHLHAHHVIHRDIKGQNVLLTENAEVKLVDFGVSAQLDRTVGRRNTFIGTPYWMAPEVIACDENPDATYDYRSDLWSCGITAIEMAEGAPPLCDMHPMRALFLIPRNPPPRLKSKKWSKKFFSFIEGCLVKNYTQRPPTEQLLKHPFIRDQPNERQVRIQLKDHIDRTKKKRGEKDETEYEYSGSEEEEEDPPEQEGEPSSIVNVPGESTLRRDFIRLQQENKERSEALRRQQLLQEQQLREQEEYKRQLLAERQKRIEQQKEQRRRLEEQQRREREMRRQQEREQRRREQEDKRRVEEMDRRRKEEEERRRAEDEKRRNDREQEYIRRQLEEEQRHLEMLQEQLLREQAMLLADERYRKNIQGSPQTAPPPKQPPLPPRSSEPFSNGSSSSEASAMHRPMEPQVQWSHLAALKSSNSAAPSPPPPPPPPVVARSQSFSEPSGVTSSFAQLHLRSQDPHHHHHHHPSPARTDPQPQPPLHHPQAQHQASSEEIPPKVPVRTTSRSPVLSRRESPLPSQPGNQGGQRNAGGNVEQRPLWDRVEKLQPRPGSGSSSGSSNSGSQASPGDRFRPRCESPASSKSEGSPLQRPENVSKKQDEKNLARPSRPAGDADLTALAKELRAVDDVRPPHKVTDYSSSSEESGTTDEEDDEEVDQEAGEESTSGAEDSRAGYPHGFCRRLSNGETESAKTMLVEDSESDQATTPSKDGTLVIRQSTVDIKRLVNLSSSSSSPSSSPGPGHNHGQPQHPGHGLAEKNGFAGRIHHLPDLIQQSHHSPSSSTTIPSSSSSSSSSFPSSSSHASPAMSPQNPMDKYTAIESQSESNSMSKHKSSSSFTPFIDPRLLQISPSSGSSLNNMAFGQDGRLADPLRSDPSRKGSVVNVNPVNTRPPSDTPEIRKYKKRFNSEILCAALWGVNLLVGTESGLMLLDRSGQGKVYPLINRRRIQQMDVLEGLNVLVTISGKKNKLRVYYLSWLRNKILHNDPEVEKKQGWVNVGDLEGCVHYKVVKYERIKFLVLALKNAVEVYAWAPKPYHKFMAFKSFGDLVHKPLLVDLTVEEGQRLKVIYGSCSGFHAVDVDSGAVYDIYLPTHIQTHIQCHAIIILPNTDGIELLVCYEDEGVYVNTYGRITKDVVLQWGEMPTSVAYIRSNQIMGWGEKAIEIRSVETGHLDGVFMHKRAQRLKFLCERNDKVFFASVRQGGASQVYFMTLGRTSLMSW encoded by the exons GGACGTCATGTCAAGACTGGACAGCTGGCTGCCATTAAAGTCATGGATGTCACGGAG gatgaagaggaggaaattaaACTTGAGATCAATATGCTAAAGAAGTATTCCCATCACCGAAACATAGCAACCTACTATGGTGCTTTCATTAAGAAGAGCCCCCCGGGGCACGACGACCAGCTATGG TTGGTGATGGAGTTCTGTGGAGCTGGTTCGATCACAGACCTGGTGAAGAACACCAAAGGGAACCAGCTCAAGGAAGACTGGATAGCCTACATCTCCAGAGAGATCCTCAGG gGTCTTGCTCACCTACATGCCCACCACGTCATCCATCGTGACATCAAAGGCCAGAACGTCCTGTTGACAGAGAATGCTGAAGTCAAACTTG TTGACTTTGGCGTGAGTGCTCAGCTGGACCGGACAGTAGGCAGGAGAAACACCTTCATCGGGACCCCTTATTGGATGGCCCCTGAGGTCATCGCTTGTGACGAGAACCCAGATGCCACATACGACTATAGG AGTGATCTGTGGTCTTGTGGCATCACAGCTATTGAAATGGCTGAAGGAGCACCAC CGCTTTGCGACATGCACCCTATGCGTGCACTTTTCCTCATTCCAAGAAATCCTCCTCCCAGGCTCAAGTCTAAAAAATG GTCCAAAAAGTTTTTTAGTTTCATCGAGGGCTGTCTGGTGAAGAACTACACGCAGCGCCCCCCGACGGAGCAGCTCCTGAAGCACCCCTTCATCCGAGACCAACCCAACGAGAGGCAAGTCCGCATTCAGCTCAAAGACCACATCGACCGTaccaagaagaagaggggagaAAAGG ATGAGACAGAGTATGAGTATAGTGgcagtgaggaggaagaagaggatcCCCCAGAGCAGGAGGGAGAGCCCAG CTCCATTGTCAATGTACCAGGTGAGTCGACTCTGCGACGTGACTTCATCCGCCTGCAGCAGGAGAACAAGGAACGATCAGAGGCCCTCCGTcgccagcagctcctccaggagCAGCAGCTTCGGGAGCAGGAGGAGTACAAGCGCCAACTACTGGCTGAAAGGCAGAAACGCATTGAGCAGCAGAAGGAACAGAGGAGAAGGCTGGAGGAG CAACAGCGACGCGAACGGGAGATGAGGAGGCAACAGGAGCGTGAGCAGCGACGCCGTGAGCAAGAGGACAAGAGGCGCGTTGAAGAGATGGATCGTCGACGTAAGGAAGAGGAGGAACGCCGGCGTGCTGAGGACGAGAAGAGAAGGAATGATCGTGAACAG gaGTACATCAGGCGTCAGctggaggaagagcagagaCACCTGGAGATGCTGCAGGAGCAGCTGCTCCGTGAACAGGCCATGCTACTg GCCGACGAGCGGTACCGTAAGAACATTCAGGGCTCCCCTCAGACTGCCCCTCCTCCCAAGCAGCCCCCTCTGCCTCCCCGCTCCTCTGAACCATTCTCCAACGGCAGCTCCTCCTCTGAGGCCTCCGCCATGCACCGGCCCATGGAGCCTCAG GTCCAGTGGTCCCACCTGGCTGCTCTAAAGAGCAGCAACAGCGCcgccccctctcctcctcctcctcctcctccgcccgtGGTCGCTCGCTCCCAGTCCTTCAGCGAGCCCAGCGGCGTGACCTCTAGCTTTGCACAACTCCACCTGCGTTCCCAGGAcccccaccatcaccaccaccaccacccatcGCCCGCACGCACTGACCCCCAGCCCCAACCTCCCCTCCATCACCCTCAGGCCCAGCACCAGGCCAGCAGCGAGGAGATACCTCCCAAG GTCCCAGTAAGGACAACATCCAGGTCTCCAGTGCTGTCACGCCGAGAGTCTCCTCTGCCATCGCAGCCTGGCAACCAGGGCGGGCAGAGGAACGCTGGCGG TAACGTGGAGCAGCGCCCACTGTGGGACCGAGTGGAGAAGCTCCAGCCTCGGCCAGGCAGCGGCAGCTCTTCCGGCTCCTCTAACTCCGGCTCCCAGGCTAGTCCTGGTGACCGCTTCAGGCCACGCTGTGAGTCCCCTG CTTCCTCCAAATCCGAAGGGTCGCCTCTCCAGCGGCCTGAAAACGTTTccaaaaaacaagatgaaaagaACCTTGCCAGGCCTAGTCGACCAGCT GGTGATGCG GACCTGACTGCTCTCGCTAAGGAGCTTCGTGCAGTAGATGACGTGAGGCCTCCCCACAAGGTCACCGACTACTCCTCCTCAAGCGAGGAGTCGGGCACCACCGATGAAGAAGATGACGAGGAGGTGGACCAGGAGGCTGGAGAGGAGTCCACTTCTGGAGCTGAGGATTCCAGGGCTGG ATATCCCCATGGCTTCTGCAGGAGGCTGAGTAACGGTGAGACGGAGTCTGCTAAGACCATGCTGGTCGAGGACTCGGAGAGCGACCAAGCCACTACGCCCTCCAAGGATGGCACACTGGTCATCAGACAG AGCACCGTTGACATAAAGCGGTTGGTCAATctctcatcctcatcctcatccccCTCTTCCTCGCCTGGCCCTGGTCACAACCACGGCCAGCCCCAACACCCCGGCCATGGCTTGGCAGAGAAAAACGGCTTTGCCGGTCGCATACACCACCTACCAGATCTTATCCAGCAGAGCCATCACTCCCCTTCCTCTTCCACAACcatcccttcctcctcttcctcttcctcttcctccttccccTCATCATCTAGCCATGCCAGTCCTGCCATGTCCCCACAGAACCCCATGGACAAGTACACTGCCATCGAG TCCCAGTCAGAAAGCAACTCCATGTCCAAACACaagtcttcctcctccttcactccCTTCATCGACCCTCGTCTTCTCCAGATCTCTCCATCCAGCGGCAGCTCCCTCAACAACATGG CATTTGGTCAGGACGGACGGCTGGCGGACCCGCTGAGGTCTGACCCTTCCCGTAAAGGCTCAGTGGTCAACGTCAACCCAGTCAACACGCGCCCGCCAAGCGACACGCCAGAGATCCGCAAGTACAAGAAGAGGTTCAACTCTGAGATCCTGTGTGCTGCACTCTGGG GAGTGAATCTGCTGGTGGGGACAGAGAGCGGTCTGATGCTCCTGGACCGAAGCGGTCAGGGGAAGGTCTACCCTCTGATCAATAGACGACGCATCCAGCAGATGGATGTCCTGGAGGGGCTCAACGTTTTAGTCACCATATCAG GTAAAAAGAACAAGCTGCGAGTATATTACCTGTCGTGGCTGCGAAACAAGATTTTGCACAATGACCCTGAGgtggagaagaagcagggttgggtTAACGTAGGCGACCTGGAGGGTTGCGTCCACTACAAAGTCG TGAAGTACGAGAGGATTAAGTTCTTGGTGCTGGCCTTGAAGAATGCTGTGGAGGTGTACGCCTGGGCACCCAAACCATACCACAAATTCATGGCCTTTAAG TCTTTTGGTGACCTGGTGCACAAGCCCCTGCTGGTCGACCTGACGGTGGAGGAAGGGCAGAGGTTAAAGGTCATCTACGGCTCCTGCTCAGGCTTCCATGCTGTGGATGTGGACTCCGGTGCTGTTTACGACATCTACCTGCCCACACAT ATCCAGACCCACATTCAGTGCCATGCCATCATCATCTTGCCCAACACTGACGGAATTGAGCTGCTGGTGTGTTACGAAGACGAGGGTGTCTACGTCAACACCTACGGACGCATCACCAAGGATGTGGTGCTGCAGTGGGGAGAAATGCCAACTTCAGTGG
- the LOC115576952 gene encoding mitogen-activated protein kinase kinase kinase kinase 4 isoform X1: MANDSPAKSLVDIDLASLRDPAGIFELVEVVGNGTYGQVYKGRHVKTGQLAAIKVMDVTEDEEEEIKLEINMLKKYSHHRNIATYYGAFIKKSPPGHDDQLWLVMEFCGAGSITDLVKNTKGNQLKEDWIAYISREILRGLAHLHAHHVIHRDIKGQNVLLTENAEVKLVDFGVSAQLDRTVGRRNTFIGTPYWMAPEVIACDENPDATYDYRSDLWSCGITAIEMAEGAPPLCDMHPMRALFLIPRNPPPRLKSKKWSKKFFSFIEGCLVKNYTQRPPTEQLLKHPFIRDQPNERQVRIQLKDHIDRTKKKRGEKDETEYEYSGSEEEEEDPPEQEGEPSSIVNVPGESTLRRDFIRLQQENKERSEALRRQQLLQEQQLREQEEYKRQLLAERQKRIEQQKEQRRRLEEQQRREREMRRQQEREQRRREQEDKRRVEEMDRRRKEEEERRRAEDEKRRNDREQEYIRRQLEEEQRHLEMLQEQLLREQAMLLADERYRKNIQGSPQTAPPPKQPPLPPRSSEPFSNGSSSSEASAMHRPMEPQVQWSHLAALKSSNSAAPSPPPPPPPPVVARSQSFSEPSGVTSSFAQLHLRSQDPHHHHHHHPSPARTDPQPQPPLHHPQAQHQASSEEIPPKVPVRTTSRSPVLSRRESPLPSQPGNQGGQRNAGGNVEQRPLWDRVEKLQPRPGSGSSSGSSNSGSQASPGDRFRPRCESPASSKSEGSPLQRPENVSKKQDEKNLARPSRPAGDADLTALAKELRAVDDVRPPHKVTDYSSSSEESGTTDEEDDEEVDQEAGEESTSGAEDSRAGYPHGFCRRLSNGETESAKTMLVEDSESDQATTPSKDGTLVIRQSTVDIKRLVNLSSSSSSPSSSPGPGHNHGQPQHPGHGLAEKNGFAGRIHHLPDLIQQSHHSPSSSTTIPSSSSSSSSSFPSSSSHASPAMSPQNPMDKYTAIESQSESNSMSKHKSSSSFTPFIDPRLLQISPSSGSSLNNMAAFGQDGRLADPLRSDPSRKGSVVNVNPVNTRPPSDTPEIRKYKKRFNSEILCAALWGVNLLVGTESGLMLLDRSGQGKVYPLINRRRIQQMDVLEGLNVLVTISGKKNKLRVYYLSWLRNKILHNDPEVEKKQGWVNVGDLEGCVHYKVVKYERIKFLVLALKNAVEVYAWAPKPYHKFMAFKSFGDLVHKPLLVDLTVEEGQRLKVIYGSCSGFHAVDVDSGAVYDIYLPTHIQTHIQCHAIIILPNTDGIELLVCYEDEGVYVNTYGRITKDVVLQWGEMPTSVAYIRSNQIMGWGEKAIEIRSVETGHLDGVFMHKRAQRLKFLCERNDKVFFASVRQGGASQVYFMTLGRTSLMSW, encoded by the exons GGACGTCATGTCAAGACTGGACAGCTGGCTGCCATTAAAGTCATGGATGTCACGGAG gatgaagaggaggaaattaaACTTGAGATCAATATGCTAAAGAAGTATTCCCATCACCGAAACATAGCAACCTACTATGGTGCTTTCATTAAGAAGAGCCCCCCGGGGCACGACGACCAGCTATGG TTGGTGATGGAGTTCTGTGGAGCTGGTTCGATCACAGACCTGGTGAAGAACACCAAAGGGAACCAGCTCAAGGAAGACTGGATAGCCTACATCTCCAGAGAGATCCTCAGG gGTCTTGCTCACCTACATGCCCACCACGTCATCCATCGTGACATCAAAGGCCAGAACGTCCTGTTGACAGAGAATGCTGAAGTCAAACTTG TTGACTTTGGCGTGAGTGCTCAGCTGGACCGGACAGTAGGCAGGAGAAACACCTTCATCGGGACCCCTTATTGGATGGCCCCTGAGGTCATCGCTTGTGACGAGAACCCAGATGCCACATACGACTATAGG AGTGATCTGTGGTCTTGTGGCATCACAGCTATTGAAATGGCTGAAGGAGCACCAC CGCTTTGCGACATGCACCCTATGCGTGCACTTTTCCTCATTCCAAGAAATCCTCCTCCCAGGCTCAAGTCTAAAAAATG GTCCAAAAAGTTTTTTAGTTTCATCGAGGGCTGTCTGGTGAAGAACTACACGCAGCGCCCCCCGACGGAGCAGCTCCTGAAGCACCCCTTCATCCGAGACCAACCCAACGAGAGGCAAGTCCGCATTCAGCTCAAAGACCACATCGACCGTaccaagaagaagaggggagaAAAGG ATGAGACAGAGTATGAGTATAGTGgcagtgaggaggaagaagaggatcCCCCAGAGCAGGAGGGAGAGCCCAG CTCCATTGTCAATGTACCAGGTGAGTCGACTCTGCGACGTGACTTCATCCGCCTGCAGCAGGAGAACAAGGAACGATCAGAGGCCCTCCGTcgccagcagctcctccaggagCAGCAGCTTCGGGAGCAGGAGGAGTACAAGCGCCAACTACTGGCTGAAAGGCAGAAACGCATTGAGCAGCAGAAGGAACAGAGGAGAAGGCTGGAGGAG CAACAGCGACGCGAACGGGAGATGAGGAGGCAACAGGAGCGTGAGCAGCGACGCCGTGAGCAAGAGGACAAGAGGCGCGTTGAAGAGATGGATCGTCGACGTAAGGAAGAGGAGGAACGCCGGCGTGCTGAGGACGAGAAGAGAAGGAATGATCGTGAACAG gaGTACATCAGGCGTCAGctggaggaagagcagagaCACCTGGAGATGCTGCAGGAGCAGCTGCTCCGTGAACAGGCCATGCTACTg GCCGACGAGCGGTACCGTAAGAACATTCAGGGCTCCCCTCAGACTGCCCCTCCTCCCAAGCAGCCCCCTCTGCCTCCCCGCTCCTCTGAACCATTCTCCAACGGCAGCTCCTCCTCTGAGGCCTCCGCCATGCACCGGCCCATGGAGCCTCAG GTCCAGTGGTCCCACCTGGCTGCTCTAAAGAGCAGCAACAGCGCcgccccctctcctcctcctcctcctcctccgcccgtGGTCGCTCGCTCCCAGTCCTTCAGCGAGCCCAGCGGCGTGACCTCTAGCTTTGCACAACTCCACCTGCGTTCCCAGGAcccccaccatcaccaccaccaccacccatcGCCCGCACGCACTGACCCCCAGCCCCAACCTCCCCTCCATCACCCTCAGGCCCAGCACCAGGCCAGCAGCGAGGAGATACCTCCCAAG GTCCCAGTAAGGACAACATCCAGGTCTCCAGTGCTGTCACGCCGAGAGTCTCCTCTGCCATCGCAGCCTGGCAACCAGGGCGGGCAGAGGAACGCTGGCGG TAACGTGGAGCAGCGCCCACTGTGGGACCGAGTGGAGAAGCTCCAGCCTCGGCCAGGCAGCGGCAGCTCTTCCGGCTCCTCTAACTCCGGCTCCCAGGCTAGTCCTGGTGACCGCTTCAGGCCACGCTGTGAGTCCCCTG CTTCCTCCAAATCCGAAGGGTCGCCTCTCCAGCGGCCTGAAAACGTTTccaaaaaacaagatgaaaagaACCTTGCCAGGCCTAGTCGACCAGCT GGTGATGCG GACCTGACTGCTCTCGCTAAGGAGCTTCGTGCAGTAGATGACGTGAGGCCTCCCCACAAGGTCACCGACTACTCCTCCTCAAGCGAGGAGTCGGGCACCACCGATGAAGAAGATGACGAGGAGGTGGACCAGGAGGCTGGAGAGGAGTCCACTTCTGGAGCTGAGGATTCCAGGGCTGG ATATCCCCATGGCTTCTGCAGGAGGCTGAGTAACGGTGAGACGGAGTCTGCTAAGACCATGCTGGTCGAGGACTCGGAGAGCGACCAAGCCACTACGCCCTCCAAGGATGGCACACTGGTCATCAGACAG AGCACCGTTGACATAAAGCGGTTGGTCAATctctcatcctcatcctcatccccCTCTTCCTCGCCTGGCCCTGGTCACAACCACGGCCAGCCCCAACACCCCGGCCATGGCTTGGCAGAGAAAAACGGCTTTGCCGGTCGCATACACCACCTACCAGATCTTATCCAGCAGAGCCATCACTCCCCTTCCTCTTCCACAACcatcccttcctcctcttcctcttcctcttcctccttccccTCATCATCTAGCCATGCCAGTCCTGCCATGTCCCCACAGAACCCCATGGACAAGTACACTGCCATCGAG TCCCAGTCAGAAAGCAACTCCATGTCCAAACACaagtcttcctcctccttcactccCTTCATCGACCCTCGTCTTCTCCAGATCTCTCCATCCAGCGGCAGCTCCCTCAACAACATGG CAGCATTTGGTCAGGACGGACGGCTGGCGGACCCGCTGAGGTCTGACCCTTCCCGTAAAGGCTCAGTGGTCAACGTCAACCCAGTCAACACGCGCCCGCCAAGCGACACGCCAGAGATCCGCAAGTACAAGAAGAGGTTCAACTCTGAGATCCTGTGTGCTGCACTCTGGG GAGTGAATCTGCTGGTGGGGACAGAGAGCGGTCTGATGCTCCTGGACCGAAGCGGTCAGGGGAAGGTCTACCCTCTGATCAATAGACGACGCATCCAGCAGATGGATGTCCTGGAGGGGCTCAACGTTTTAGTCACCATATCAG GTAAAAAGAACAAGCTGCGAGTATATTACCTGTCGTGGCTGCGAAACAAGATTTTGCACAATGACCCTGAGgtggagaagaagcagggttgggtTAACGTAGGCGACCTGGAGGGTTGCGTCCACTACAAAGTCG TGAAGTACGAGAGGATTAAGTTCTTGGTGCTGGCCTTGAAGAATGCTGTGGAGGTGTACGCCTGGGCACCCAAACCATACCACAAATTCATGGCCTTTAAG TCTTTTGGTGACCTGGTGCACAAGCCCCTGCTGGTCGACCTGACGGTGGAGGAAGGGCAGAGGTTAAAGGTCATCTACGGCTCCTGCTCAGGCTTCCATGCTGTGGATGTGGACTCCGGTGCTGTTTACGACATCTACCTGCCCACACAT ATCCAGACCCACATTCAGTGCCATGCCATCATCATCTTGCCCAACACTGACGGAATTGAGCTGCTGGTGTGTTACGAAGACGAGGGTGTCTACGTCAACACCTACGGACGCATCACCAAGGATGTGGTGCTGCAGTGGGGAGAAATGCCAACTTCAGTGG